A stretch of Vicinamibacteria bacterium DNA encodes these proteins:
- a CDS encoding MarR family transcriptional regulator — translation MLTRAPKVSQAEYEALAGFRYALRQFLRFSEEAGRVAGLKPQQYLALLTLRGFRGGKGLNIGELAERLQVRHHSAVGLVDRLASLGLVRREEGRDDRRRVYVKLTPRGNAKLLRVAMANRGELQRIRSRFQLLLRILKTDMPAK, via the coding sequence ATGTTGACGAGGGCCCCCAAGGTGAGCCAGGCGGAGTACGAGGCCCTCGCCGGGTTCCGCTACGCCCTCCGCCAATTCCTCCGCTTCAGCGAAGAGGCCGGTCGCGTCGCAGGTTTGAAACCTCAGCAGTACCTGGCCCTCCTGACCCTCAGGGGTTTCCGGGGGGGCAAGGGACTCAACATCGGTGAACTGGCCGAACGTCTCCAGGTTCGGCACCACAGTGCCGTCGGCCTCGTTGACCGCCTCGCCTCTTTGGGACTGGTGAGACGGGAGGAGGGGCGAGACGACCGGAGGCGCGTCTACGTGAAGCTGACGCCGCGCGGAAACGCAAAGCTGCTTCGGGTCGCGATGGCGAACCGGGGCGAGCTGCAGCGGATCCGCTCGCGTTTTCAGTTGTTGCTTCGGATCTTGAAGACGGACATGCCCGCGAAGTAG
- a CDS encoding chloride channel protein, translating to MKKDGGERLGDFTTTPRVLLVSAIALGIGALSAFVALALLRLIGLFTNIFFFQRWDVALVSPARHHLGLLVILVPVLGALVVGLMARYGSERIRGHGIPEAIEAILLKGGRVEPKVALLKPLSAAISIGSGGPFGAEGPIIMTGGAFGSMVAQLFHLTSTERRTLLVAGAAAGMAATFASPLAAVLLSVELLLFEWKPRSLIPVAMATAIATAVRHRLLGEGPLFPTPAHPTFIGSEGLLACALVGLLAGVLSVLLTLAVYAAEDAFARLPIHWMWWPALGGLAIGVGGLIFPQALGVGYETIGGLLQGDVPRQVILGVLLVKSVIWAVSLGSGTSGGVLAPLLMMGGALGGLEAAFLPGEGAGFWPLVSMGAILGGTMRSPLTGVIFAIELTHDLNVALPLLLAAVVAHAFTVLTLRRSILTEKVSRRGYHLSREYAVDPLEILFVREVMRTNMAALPARMSLHELALSLHGAHDGRGQRLYPVVDQVGRLVGVATRRRLQELIRAAGSEASSRRLGDVDLTKAVVAYPDEPLRVVVYRMAETGLTRFPVVDREDPGMLVGLISLRDLLKARVLNLEAERRRERVLPLHLLFPRRSHSRTAVNPQSLNKGG from the coding sequence ATGAAGAAGGATGGAGGGGAGCGGCTGGGCGACTTCACGACCACGCCCCGGGTCCTTCTCGTCTCTGCCATCGCGCTTGGGATCGGCGCCCTGAGCGCCTTTGTCGCCCTCGCCCTACTCCGCTTGATCGGGCTCTTCACCAACATCTTCTTTTTCCAGCGCTGGGATGTCGCCCTCGTCTCCCCCGCGAGGCACCACCTGGGGCTCCTTGTGATCTTGGTGCCGGTCCTGGGGGCGCTCGTCGTGGGTCTGATGGCCCGTTACGGCTCCGAGCGCATCCGGGGTCACGGCATTCCCGAGGCCATCGAGGCCATCCTGCTCAAGGGCGGGAGGGTGGAGCCCAAGGTCGCGCTCCTGAAGCCTCTCTCCGCCGCAATCTCGATCGGATCTGGAGGGCCGTTCGGAGCGGAGGGGCCCATCATCATGACGGGAGGCGCCTTTGGCTCGATGGTGGCTCAGCTCTTCCACCTCACCAGCACGGAACGGCGCACGCTGCTGGTCGCGGGAGCGGCCGCGGGGATGGCGGCCACCTTTGCCTCCCCGTTGGCGGCGGTACTGCTGTCGGTCGAGCTGCTTCTCTTCGAGTGGAAGCCCCGCAGCCTGATCCCGGTGGCCATGGCCACTGCCATCGCGACCGCGGTCCGGCACCGCCTCCTCGGCGAGGGCCCCCTCTTTCCCACCCCAGCCCACCCGACCTTCATCGGCTCCGAGGGCCTGCTGGCCTGCGCACTCGTGGGTTTGCTGGCCGGCGTCCTCTCCGTCCTCTTGACCCTCGCCGTATACGCAGCCGAGGATGCGTTTGCCCGCCTGCCGATCCACTGGATGTGGTGGCCGGCGCTGGGAGGCCTCGCCATCGGGGTGGGGGGCCTGATCTTCCCCCAGGCCCTGGGGGTCGGCTACGAGACGATCGGCGGGCTTCTCCAGGGCGACGTGCCCCGGCAGGTGATCCTGGGGGTCCTGCTCGTGAAGTCGGTGATCTGGGCGGTATCGTTGGGCTCGGGCACTTCGGGCGGGGTCCTGGCCCCCCTCCTCATGATGGGGGGGGCGCTCGGCGGGCTGGAGGCCGCCTTCCTGCCTGGGGAGGGGGCGGGCTTCTGGCCCCTGGTGAGTATGGGGGCCATCTTGGGCGGAACCATGCGCTCCCCCCTCACGGGCGTCATCTTTGCGATCGAGCTCACCCACGACCTCAACGTGGCCCTCCCCCTGCTTCTTGCCGCGGTGGTCGCCCACGCCTTCACCGTACTCACCTTGCGCCGCTCCATCCTCACCGAGAAGGTGAGCCGGCGCGGCTATCACCTGAGCCGTGAGTACGCGGTCGATCCCCTGGAGATCCTATTCGTGCGGGAGGTCATGCGCACCAACATGGCCGCCCTGCCCGCGCGCATGAGCCTTCACGAACTGGCGCTCTCCCTCCACGGCGCCCACGATGGGCGGGGCCAGCGCCTCTACCCGGTGGTGGACCAGGTGGGCCGCCTCGTGGGGGTGGCCACCCGCAGGCGCCTCCAGGAGCTGATCCGGGCGGCGGGGTCCGAGGCCTCGAGCCGCCGGCTCGGAGACGTGGACCTCACCAAGGCGGTCGTCGCCTACCCCGACGAGCCGTTGCGGGTGGTTGTCTACCGGATGGCGGAGACCGGGCTCACGCGCTTTCCGGTCGTGGACCGGGAGGACCCCGGAATGCTGGTGGGCCTGATCTCCCTGCGGGATCTGCTCAAGGCCAGGGTCCTGAACCTGGAGGCGGAACGCCGGCGGGAACGCGTCCTGCCCCTGCACCTCCTCTTCCCGCGGCGCTCGCATTCGCGTACGGCCGTCAACCCACAATCGCTCAACAAAGGAGGGTGA
- a CDS encoding Fe-Mn family superoxide dismutase, with translation MEHVLPNLPYGLNALAPHLSGETLEYHWGKHHRAYVDNLNAQIIGTRFARYTLEEIVRRSAGTIFHNAAQHFNHSFYWNCLSPQGGGEPDGHLADALRKRYGSFGAFRATFAKNALALFGSGWCWLVCREDGKLEIEEAPDADCPLTSGATPLLTCDLWEHAYYIDYRNARARYLDAFWRLTNWRFAEEKFVAAEQTAETTRA, from the coding sequence ATGGAACACGTGCTGCCGAACCTGCCTTATGGCCTGAACGCTCTCGCCCCCCATCTCTCGGGGGAGACCCTCGAGTACCACTGGGGGAAGCACCACCGGGCCTACGTCGACAACCTGAACGCACAGATCATCGGGACCCGCTTTGCCCGCTACACGCTGGAGGAGATCGTCCGCCGGTCCGCGGGAACGATCTTCCACAACGCGGCCCAGCACTTTAACCACAGCTTCTACTGGAACTGCCTGAGCCCACAGGGGGGCGGCGAGCCGGACGGGCACCTCGCGGATGCGCTCCGCAAGCGCTACGGTTCGTTTGGGGCTTTCCGCGCCACCTTCGCCAAGAACGCTCTCGCGCTCTTCGGTAGCGGCTGGTGCTGGCTGGTCTGCAGGGAGGACGGCAAACTGGAGATCGAGGAGGCGCCGGATGCAGACTGCCCGCTCACCTCGGGCGCCACTCCCCTGCTGACCTGCGACCTTTGGGAGCACGCCTACTACATCGACTACCGCAATGCGCGCGCCCGCTACCTCGATGCCTTCTGGAGGTTGACGAACTGGCGCTTCGCCGAGGAGAAATTCGTGGCCGCCGAGCAGACCGCCGAGACCACCCGGGCTTAA
- a CDS encoding periplasmic heavy metal sensor, giving the protein MNSKSFGISILGVALAVTPVMAASAGAPADTGQSRGGERRLGRAADYLGLTADQQATWKSLFEQHKAEVEPLRQEHQQLHERLKAAMSAENPDATAVGEATLALKNHREKMKAAHTAFETRLASTLTPDQKTKFDAFKAAHHSHRHRGRRGGQKDGQPNPEAPGKPPAPVQG; this is encoded by the coding sequence ATGAATAGTAAGAGCTTTGGAATCAGTATTTTGGGGGTCGCTCTGGCCGTGACCCCGGTCATGGCGGCGAGCGCCGGGGCCCCGGCGGACACCGGCCAAAGCCGCGGCGGGGAGCGACGCTTGGGGCGCGCTGCTGACTACTTGGGTCTGACCGCGGACCAGCAGGCGACCTGGAAGTCCCTGTTCGAACAGCACAAGGCGGAGGTCGAGCCCCTGCGGCAGGAACACCAACAGCTGCACGAGCGCTTGAAGGCGGCGATGAGCGCCGAGAATCCCGATGCCACCGCCGTCGGGGAGGCCACCTTGGCCCTGAAGAACCATCGGGAGAAGATGAAGGCCGCGCACACGGCCTTCGAGACCCGCCTGGCCAGCACCCTGACCCCCGACCAAAAGACGAAGTTTGATGCGTTCAAGGCCGCTCACCACTCCCATCGCCACCGCGGCCGGCGCGGCGGCCAAAAGGACGGGCAGCCCAACCCCGAGGCTCCGGGGAAGCCGCCGGCTCCGGTTCAGGGTTAA